One genomic segment of Halorientalis litorea includes these proteins:
- the phnH gene encoding phosphonate C-P lyase system protein PhnH has product MRALGLDTVHDTRATFRALCDAMSRPGTVQHVPGERGDHAVAATLVDHEVTVHTPDESLRAALAASGRLAAADPTDADVVHADGVPSWDVRDLDRGSLVEPSDGSTVVYRVEQVSPKPGGGTTRLHLSGPGVPGTRAVSVGLPAEEIEAVADAQSTYPRGVDAILTAGNRVVALPRSVTLEVA; this is encoded by the coding sequence TCACGACACGCGGGCGACGTTCCGAGCACTCTGTGACGCGATGAGTCGGCCGGGTACAGTTCAGCACGTGCCGGGCGAACGCGGCGACCACGCCGTCGCCGCGACGCTTGTCGACCACGAAGTGACAGTCCACACCCCGGACGAGAGCCTCCGGGCGGCACTGGCGGCCAGTGGCCGGCTCGCGGCGGCCGACCCGACGGACGCGGACGTCGTTCACGCTGACGGCGTCCCGTCGTGGGACGTTCGTGACCTCGACCGTGGGTCGCTGGTCGAACCCAGCGACGGCTCGACGGTCGTCTACCGCGTCGAGCAGGTGTCCCCAAAGCCGGGAGGCGGAACGACACGGCTACACCTCTCCGGGCCGGGTGTCCCCGGCACACGGGCCGTGAGCGTGGGGCTTCCGGCCGAGGAAATCGAGGCGGTGGCCGACGCCCAGTCGACGTACCCGCGCGGAGTCGACGCGATACTCACTGCCGGGAACCGCGTCGTCGCACTGCCGCGGTCGGTCACGCTGGAGGTGGCCTGA
- a CDS encoding carbon-phosphorus lyase complex subunit PhnI produces MGYIAVTAGEEIIERAEDLFEKQRLDDDTDTISVAQIEGQLERVAGQAMSEGGLYAPRLAALAVKQAQGDTAEAAFLLRAYRSTLERWDETVPADPSEMFATRRVSPAYKDVPGGQILGPTKDYTQRLLDFALESEGDETAPEDPTAEWDTGDETPETLTNVLEVLRQEGLVHEPQTDHEGDPADTTRDAVTHPASRDEVLQELARGETGAITALGYSALRGYGQVHPTLAEVRVGRLPVKIEHPYTGETVTVTDIEVSESEAVVPVYAKRDDPQFAFGYGLTFGRNERKAIAATILDASIQLDGSDPAEDAEFVLDVVDGMDAFGFIEHLKLPHYVTFQSILDRIRSIRERKGVAGPDGDIGDTGETKRDDEPAAPEVSDDD; encoded by the coding sequence ATGGGCTACATCGCGGTGACGGCCGGCGAAGAAATCATCGAGCGCGCCGAGGACTTGTTCGAGAAACAGCGACTCGACGACGACACCGACACCATCTCCGTCGCCCAAATCGAGGGGCAACTCGAACGAGTCGCGGGGCAGGCTATGAGCGAGGGCGGTCTCTACGCCCCGCGGCTGGCCGCGCTCGCGGTCAAGCAAGCACAGGGTGACACCGCCGAGGCCGCCTTCCTCCTGCGGGCGTACCGCTCGACGTTGGAGCGGTGGGACGAGACGGTCCCGGCGGACCCGAGCGAGATGTTCGCGACGCGGCGGGTCTCACCCGCCTACAAGGACGTGCCCGGCGGGCAGATACTCGGACCGACGAAAGACTACACTCAACGACTCCTCGACTTCGCGCTCGAATCGGAGGGCGACGAGACGGCCCCCGAAGACCCCACCGCCGAGTGGGACACCGGCGACGAGACGCCGGAGACGCTCACGAACGTCCTCGAAGTGCTCCGTCAGGAGGGCCTCGTCCACGAACCGCAGACAGACCACGAGGGCGACCCAGCGGACACGACGCGCGACGCCGTGACCCATCCGGCGAGTCGGGACGAGGTGTTACAGGAACTCGCCCGCGGGGAGACCGGTGCAATCACCGCGCTCGGCTACTCCGCACTCCGGGGGTACGGACAGGTCCACCCGACGCTCGCGGAGGTCCGCGTCGGGCGGTTACCGGTGAAAATCGAACACCCGTACACGGGCGAGACGGTGACCGTTACCGACATCGAGGTCAGCGAGAGCGAGGCTGTCGTCCCGGTGTACGCGAAACGGGACGACCCGCAGTTCGCCTTCGGGTACGGTCTCACCTTCGGCCGGAACGAGCGGAAAGCCATCGCCGCCACGATACTGGACGCGTCGATACAACTCGACGGGTCGGACCCGGCCGAGGACGCCGAGTTCGTCCTCGACGTGGTCGACGGGATGGACGCCTTCGGCTTCATCGAACACCTCAAACTCCCGCACTACGTGACGTTCCAGTCCATCCTCGACCGTATCCGGTCCATCCGGGAGCGCAAGGGCGTTGCAGGGCCGGACGGCGACATCGGCGACACCGGCGAGACAAAGCGCGATGACGAACCCGCGGCCCCGGAGGTGAGTGACGATGACTGA
- a CDS encoding alpha-D-ribose 1-methylphosphonate 5-phosphate C-P-lyase PhnJ, producing the protein MTDIDADAAVDTESVDAALDSLDSEGLDGYNYAYLDEHTKREVRRSVLKAIALPGHQVPYASRPMPLARGWGTGGIQTSLSLLGPDDTFKVVDQGSDESVNAANIRRLAENTAEVETTTDITDADVIQTRHRIPEEVLTEDQILVLQVPITDPLRKVDSSDAANRRRHAHRNYGKMWVHLYENVVEWGEINIASRYPTMVGDRYLMDPSPIPRWDVPKLDDADNLFVFAAGREARIYAVPPHTSVEPLAFEDKEFQVERFPEQACRACGSTDTYLTEVETDDGTRVYACNDTSFCLKRQEDPDLPKDHHCDADGVDWGPGTPNGDTTDKTGGDGQ; encoded by the coding sequence ATGACTGATATCGACGCTGACGCCGCCGTCGACACGGAGTCCGTCGACGCGGCACTCGACTCCCTCGACAGCGAAGGACTGGACGGCTACAACTACGCGTACCTCGACGAGCACACGAAGCGAGAGGTCAGGCGGTCGGTGCTGAAAGCCATCGCACTGCCCGGTCATCAGGTTCCGTACGCCTCGCGCCCGATGCCGCTGGCGCGTGGGTGGGGGACTGGCGGTATCCAAACCTCCCTCTCCCTGTTGGGGCCGGACGACACGTTCAAAGTCGTCGACCAAGGCTCCGACGAATCGGTGAACGCGGCCAACATCCGCCGCCTCGCGGAGAACACGGCCGAGGTCGAGACGACGACGGACATCACCGACGCCGACGTGATTCAGACTCGCCACCGGATTCCCGAGGAAGTCCTGACCGAGGACCAGATTCTCGTCCTCCAAGTCCCCATCACCGACCCGCTTCGGAAGGTGGATTCGAGCGACGCGGCGAACCGTCGGCGTCACGCCCACCGAAACTACGGAAAGATGTGGGTCCACCTCTACGAGAACGTCGTGGAGTGGGGCGAAATCAACATCGCGTCCCGGTACCCGACGATGGTCGGGGACCGCTACCTGATGGACCCGTCACCCATCCCGCGGTGGGACGTACCGAAACTCGACGACGCGGACAACCTGTTCGTGTTCGCGGCGGGACGCGAGGCACGCATCTACGCCGTGCCGCCGCACACCTCGGTCGAACCGCTCGCCTTCGAGGACAAGGAGTTTCAGGTCGAGCGGTTCCCCGAGCAGGCATGTCGCGCCTGTGGCTCGACGGACACCTACCTCACGGAAGTCGAGACGGACGACGGGACGCGGGTCTACGCCTGCAACGACACGTCGTTCTGTCTCAAGCGACAGGAGGACCCCGACCTCCCGAAGGACCACCACTGCGACGCGGACGGCGTGGACTGGGGACCGGGGACACCAAACGGCGACACAACGGACAAGACCGGAGGTGACGGCCAGTGA